A section of the Pseudomonas tritici genome encodes:
- the rsmI gene encoding 16S rRNA (cytidine(1402)-2'-O)-methyltransferase, with the protein MSLLPTIEVCVLTAPGPLNSTAGSLFVVATPIGNLDDISARALKVLRDVKLVAAEDTRHSQRLMQHFGISTPLAACHEHNEREEGSRFIVRLLAGDDVALISDAGTPLISDPGYHLVRQARAAGINVVPVPGACALIAALSAAGLPSDRFIFEGFLPAKAVGRRARLQALKEEPRTLIFYEAPHRILECLQDMELVFGGERLALLARELTKTFETLKGLPLEELRGFVEGDSNQQRGECVVLVAGWTAPEDEDAVGSEAMRILDLLLKEMPLKRAAALAAEITGVRKNLLYQAALDKQKAE; encoded by the coding sequence ATGTCGCTTTTGCCAACCATCGAGGTGTGCGTTTTGACTGCTCCAGGTCCTTTGAATTCCACTGCAGGCTCGCTTTTTGTCGTGGCGACGCCCATTGGCAACCTGGACGACATCAGCGCTCGGGCGCTTAAGGTGTTGCGCGACGTCAAATTGGTTGCGGCTGAAGACACGCGGCACTCCCAGCGATTAATGCAGCATTTTGGTATCAGCACCCCACTGGCGGCCTGCCACGAACATAACGAACGCGAAGAGGGCAGTCGTTTTATCGTGCGTCTGCTGGCCGGCGACGATGTGGCGCTGATCTCCGACGCGGGCACCCCGCTGATTTCCGACCCAGGCTACCATCTGGTGCGCCAGGCACGGGCTGCTGGTATCAATGTAGTGCCTGTTCCGGGGGCGTGCGCACTGATCGCCGCATTGTCGGCGGCAGGCTTGCCCTCCGACCGTTTTATCTTCGAAGGTTTTCTGCCGGCCAAGGCCGTGGGTCGTCGCGCGCGTCTTCAGGCGTTGAAGGAAGAACCGCGCACCCTGATCTTTTACGAGGCCCCGCATCGCATCCTTGAATGCCTGCAAGACATGGAGCTGGTGTTTGGCGGCGAACGCCTGGCACTGCTGGCCCGTGAGCTGACCAAGACCTTTGAAACACTCAAGGGCCTGCCTTTGGAAGAGTTGCGCGGGTTTGTCGAAGGCGACAGCAATCAACAGCGCGGCGAGTGCGTGGTGCTGGTGGCGGGCTGGACGGCGCCGGAGGATGAAGACGCCGTGGGCAGCGAGGCGATGCGCATACTCGACCTGCTGCTCAAGGAAATGCCCCTCAAGCGTGCTGCGGCCCTGGCGGCGGAAATTACCGGCGTTCGCAAGAACCTCTTGTACCAGGCTGCGCTGGATAAACAGAAAGCCGAATAG
- the mraZ gene encoding division/cell wall cluster transcriptional repressor MraZ: MFRGANAISLDAKGRLAMPSRYRDELISRSSGQLIITIDAVDPCLCVYPLDEWELIETKLRALPSLREENRRLQRLLIGNAVDLELDGSGRFLVPPRLREYAKLDKRAMLVGQLNKFQLWDEDAWDAVSAADLAAIQQPGAMPDELRDLIL; encoded by the coding sequence GTGTTTCGCGGAGCTAATGCAATCAGTCTCGATGCAAAAGGCCGTCTCGCTATGCCGAGCCGGTATCGTGACGAGCTGATTTCGCGAAGTTCCGGGCAGTTGATCATCACCATCGATGCCGTTGACCCTTGTTTATGTGTTTACCCGCTCGATGAGTGGGAGTTGATTGAAACCAAATTGCGCGCCCTGCCTTCATTGCGTGAAGAAAACCGCCGCCTGCAGCGTTTGCTGATTGGTAATGCCGTCGACCTCGAGCTCGATGGCAGCGGTCGCTTCCTGGTGCCTCCGCGTTTGCGCGAGTACGCCAAGCTGGATAAGCGCGCAATGCTGGTCGGCCAACTGAACAAGTTCCAATTGTGGGACGAAGATGCCTGGGATGCTGTTTCTGCAGCAGACCTGGCTGCTATTCAACAACCGGGCGCCATGCCTGATGAACTGCGTGATTTGATCCTGTGA
- the rsmH gene encoding 16S rRNA (cytosine(1402)-N(4))-methyltransferase RsmH, with protein sequence MTIDSGFNHITVLLDEAVEALAVRADGCYLDGTFGRGGHSRLILSQLGSDGKLLGFDKDPQAIATGQALAAEDGRFVVVQRSFAELGAEVAERGMAGKVAGVLLDLGVSSPQLDDPERGFSFMNDGPLDMRMDPTRGVSAAQFIATAPVEEIARVFKEYGEERFAGRMARAVVERREIQPFERTADLAEVLKVANPAWEKGKNPATRAFQGLRIHVNNELGDLEAGLEAALEALEVGGRLVVISFHSLEDRIVKLFMRRLVKGESDNLPRNLPVRFEAFVPKIKIHGKPQFASEAELKANPRSRSAVMRVAEKLR encoded by the coding sequence GTGACTATTGATAGCGGCTTTAACCACATCACCGTACTGCTTGACGAAGCCGTTGAGGCTCTCGCCGTACGCGCGGATGGCTGCTATTTGGATGGCACTTTCGGCAGGGGCGGGCACAGCCGGTTGATCCTCAGCCAGCTTGGGTCGGACGGTAAACTCCTCGGGTTTGACAAAGACCCCCAAGCGATTGCCACCGGGCAAGCGCTAGCGGCCGAAGACGGCCGCTTTGTCGTTGTGCAGCGGAGCTTTGCCGAGCTGGGCGCTGAAGTCGCCGAGCGCGGCATGGCGGGCAAGGTGGCCGGGGTTTTGCTCGACCTGGGCGTGTCTTCGCCACAGCTCGACGACCCGGAGCGCGGCTTCAGTTTCATGAATGACGGCCCGCTCGACATGCGCATGGACCCGACGCGTGGCGTCAGTGCTGCACAGTTCATCGCCACCGCACCCGTGGAAGAAATCGCCCGTGTGTTCAAGGAATACGGTGAAGAACGCTTCGCCGGCCGCATGGCCCGTGCCGTGGTCGAACGCCGCGAAATCCAGCCATTCGAGCGCACCGCTGATCTCGCCGAAGTGCTGAAAGTTGCCAACCCCGCGTGGGAAAAAGGCAAGAACCCGGCGACTCGTGCGTTCCAGGGCCTGCGTATTCACGTCAATAACGAATTGGGCGACCTGGAGGCCGGCCTCGAAGCTGCCCTCGAGGCGCTGGAAGTGGGCGGTCGGCTTGTTGTGATCAGCTTCCACTCCCTGGAAGACCGTATCGTCAAACTGTTCATGCGTCGCCTGGTCAAGGGTGAGTCCGATAACCTGCCGCGCAACCTGCCGGTACGTTTTGAAGCCTTTGTGCCGAAAATCAAAATCCATGGCAAACCGCAGTTCGCTTCCGAAGCCGAACTCAAGGCCAACCCACGTTCCCGTAGCGCCGTCATGCGCGTTGCGGAGAAGTTGCGGTGA